The window TTTAACTTTTCGATTGGATTACCATGAGTAACTTTTTGCTAAATCAATTTTGATGCTCTTGGGATTTAGGAAGCATTGGGCTTCCATAATATTTCATgcttttgcttatattttatgATGGTTCCCCTTCTGTCTTTCCACCATACCTAATATTGTCACCTCCTGCTACAATTCCCTCATATTATCTTCTCCGCTTCAGTTGAACAAATGTGGATTTCGTACGTTAGTGGTAGTTTTTTATTTTCCTGCTAGTCTGTTGAAAGATGGTAGAGAATTGATtcttgtttgtttattttttgtGGTTTTCTTTGCTCCCAGATATCCTGCCAACATTACTCTTTTACGTGGGAATCACGAGAGCAGGCAACTAACTCAGGTAGTAAATGTTATGCTTAAATTCATAAATAATAGCTACTTAGGAAGCTTGTGTGGTCGATGTTTATTTTTTGTGGTTTTCTTTGCTCCCAGATATCCTGCCAACATTACTCTTTTACGTGGGAATCACGAGAGCAGGCAACTAACTCAGGTAGTAAATGTTATGCTTAAATTCATAAATAATAGCTACTTAGGAAGCTTGTGTGGTCGATGCAAGTATCATAGTGGGATTCTTTAATTTACCAATTAGTTTGAAGAGACTtgccttcccccccccccccaaaatccccaaaaaaaaaaaaaaaaaaaattatacttttcCTTCTTGATGAAGCAATTGGTCTGTCATTGTGATGTTTTAACAATAATGTGCGAATCTAAAGCTGACAATTATGGCTCCCAGGCTTTTGCTATGTTCTTCTAATGATTACTTGTCACTGCATTGTGTGCTCATTGTAGTATACTGAAATTTAGCCTTGAGATATCAGTAAGGTGACTCATGATGACTGTGTTGCAAAGAGCTAACTGTAGTAGCATTTGAGCTTGGTGCAGCTAATGTCGATGTATTCGGAAGGGAGCTTACTTTATAAGTTTGCTCCTATAGAGTAAAAAGATTTCTCCCATCTCGTCCTTTCAGCTATTTGTCTGATTAAAGGGGGCTTCAAGTGGATTATAACTATTTGCATGGATAGCGTTTTGAATATATAACCTGAGTTCTGATTCGTAgcctatttattatttttattgctgttgctgctgctctTATTTTCTGTTGATACCTATGGCTTTGTTTCGTTCACACTTTGATTTCTTTGAAGATTTGCTCCTTATAGGAAGGATCTATGCCTCTTATGTAAAGGAAGAGTGCCTCCTAGACATGGTATTTTCTGATCTATATATTGTACCTGTTTTTTAATAGGTTTATGGATTCTACGATGAATGCCAAAGGAAGTATGGAAATGCGAATGCTTGGCGGTATTGCACTGATGTATTTGACTATCTCACTCTCTCGGCAATTATAGATGGAACAGTATGTTCTGGTACTCTTCACAAGACAGTAATTGCTTGCCATTTTTTTTTTACATCCTATCAATGCGTCCGTTTCTTGTGTTGCAGGTACTATGTGTCCATGGTGGACTTTCTCCTGATGTTAGAACTATTGATCAGGTTGGTTACTTGAATGTTGATGCGTTTAGGGTTTTACCATAACAGGTGTCGCATTCTGTAAGTGTACAGATGTGATAAATCTtcacttgatgacaaagaaatcGAGAAACTATTCTGCCTCTGAATCTGGCTCAGATCCCTCTCATATATGTGAGAAAAAAATGTGAACAAAGACAAAAAAATGCTGAAAGTCTGGCAAGTTCAGATCATCAGTCTGTGTGTCAACTTCAATATCCGACAATTCAACTGCATAACAACCGTTTATATGCGATTCGAGATTCTATGACTTTCATCTTAGTCTTTTACCAATGTGGTACTCAAGTATTCCCTTTTTTACTGCAAGGAAATCCTTGTTTACTTGTCGACAGGATTATTAGCTTCTATTCTTATCTGTTCTATCCTCATATTGTTTTTCAATTATATTACCTTTAGCTTGAAGTCACTATTTGGATCACAGAGAGCTGATGCTGCTTCTCAGTTTATCCACCGAGTTTCAAAGGTTGAAACAACGGATTTCTCGGTTACCAAAAAAGGAAGAGCTAATGTTGCTTCTTTTTGTTTATGACATACAGATCAGGGTCATTGAACGCAATTGTGAAATTCCTCACGAAGGGCCTTTTTGCGATCTTATGTGGAGTGACCCTGAAGATATTGAAACATGGGCAGTAAGTCCTCGAGGAGCAGGTTGGCTGTTTGGATCCAGGGTTACCTCTGAGGTATGTGGGGTTAAAGATGTTAGCTATTGCTGTAATTCATCTTCTAACTATACGGTCATGCCATGTTTTGCAGTTTAATCACATCAATAAGTTAGATCTAGTTTGCCGGGCTCATCAACTTGTCCAGGAGGGTCTGAAGTACATGTTCCAGGATAAAGGACTCGTTACAGTGAGTACCAAATAACATATTTTTTCTTGCGTGTTGAGCAGGACATTCATTAAAACGTGGACGAGTATATATTTAGTGTCACTGTTTCTTTTGTATTATGAAGGTTTGGTCTGCTCCCAATTACTGTTACCGCTGTGGAAATGTTGCTTCAATATTGAGCTTCAATGAGAATATGGTACGGTTGCTCTCTTTTTCATGCTTATTCAACTTCTAGTTAGCCTTTTCTGAAATAAAGGGATTACCTAGCAAGGCCCTTGATTGTATATTTTGGTGGTCATTGTACTTCCAAGGTTAATACCTATTTAATTTATGATGTTAATTGATCTTGCACAATCCTACTTAATCAAAATGGTGTGTAGTGGTATACAAGTATAGTTTGTGCTACAATAGGTTAAATTGAAGTTTGCCTATCATATCACAGAAGTGCATTCATCTCTAGGACATCATCGCTAATTTTGTATCTTATGAGAAACTTATAAATGGAAGGTAGCAAGAAATTGTTAAGTCACGATTGAGACCCTCTAAAGCAGCACGCAATGATTTAGGGGAAGTATCACCTTTCCAGTATAAAAGGTAGGGAAATTTGATGTGAGATACTGATGTTGACCATTTCTTCTGTAGCTCCTTGTGGAACTGCTTTGTTGCAGTCGCTTGGTGAATTGAATTAGATGTAGAATTTTTTTATAAGATTGGCCTATACTATGCACTACAAATAGAGACAGACTAATCACTGGAACAATGCTTGCATACACTTCATAGAAGAGTTGATGGTCTATATTCAATGAGCAAGGTATTGGGATACAGAGAAAATTTTCTAGTGCTGAGCAGGGAGTGGAACTGCATAGTTGTATCGGGATAGCTATGAGGTTGGGAAAGGTGAA is drawn from Nicotiana tabacum cultivar K326 chromosome 22, ASM71507v2, whole genome shotgun sequence and contains these coding sequences:
- the LOC107778280 gene encoding phytochrome-associated serine/threonine-protein phosphatase isoform X2; this encodes MDLDQWIPKVKEGQHLAEDELQLLCEYVKDILIEESNVQPVNSPVTVCGDIHGQFHDLMKLFHTGGHVPETNYIFMGDFVDRGYNSLEVFTILLLLKARYPANITLLRGNHESRQLTQVYGFYDECQRKYGNANAWRYCTDVFDYLTLSAIIDGTVLCVHGGLSPDVRTIDQIRVIERNCEIPHEGPFCDLMWSDPEDIETWAVSPRGAGWLFGSRVTSEFNHINKLDLVCRAHQLVQEGLKYMFQDKGLVTVWSAPNYCYRCGNVASILSFNENMEREVKFFTETEENNQMRGPRTGVPYFL